From the genome of Hymenobacter sp. PAMC 26628, one region includes:
- a CDS encoding TAT-variant-translocated molybdopterin oxidoreductase, with translation MKYWKGIEELESTPEFMSTAFAEFLPVKESHESKDATSAPRRDFLKLMGFGVGAVALASCETPVHKAIPYLNKPEEVDPTISNFYASTYFTGSDYNAVLVKNRDGRPIKLEGNPESPITRGGLSARAQAAVLDLYDSGRLQHFAVKGQRTETAEVDRQIQSKLAATTGKIAIVSPTIISPSTKKAIAAFAARYRTTEHVMYDAQSASGLLQANNGVLPGYDFSRANVIVSIGADFLGTWISPVEFAKQYVKNRKVSSDKRSMSRHFQFETAMSLTGSNADVRESVKPSEWGTVAVALYNAVVGGGSTPAFSNTRVAPQIAKAAAELKANRGTSLVVSGSNDPAVQTLVTALNQSLGNVGTTVDLTAPSNVRQGDDARMAALVKEMNAGTVGAVIFYNANPVYNHPLSAQVKSGITKVPLSISFNDRLDETGGLCEYATPDHHWLESWNDFEPKRGFLSLSQPAITPIFATRQAQESLLRWAGNNETYYSFLRNNWREVLGNSNFNAAWDKAVHDGVATGSGLPVAPAMATAALSASEAVTRITGAPKPAANLIEVSLYEKVGLPASGSGANNPFLQELPDPVSKATWGNYLAVPRAMAVANKWEQGDVIKITALNVAPIELPVLVQPGQAVGTVSIALGYGRVLSGKAGDGVGANAAPLLVATPNGIMYATAVTLEKTSAKSPIAQTQTHHTIMDRRSVVQENTLAKYKENPKEVTEYEKVATPDGLEKPNKVSLWQDYQYNNHHWGMAIDLNSCIGCGSCVLGCQTENNIAVVGKQQVINRREMHWMRIDRYYSSDHHKSEFDTKGKLSTYSAMEDPSDNPQVIFQPMMCQQCNHAPCETVCPVLATTHSSEGLNQMTYNRCVGTRYCANNCPYKVRRFNWFSYYSNEKFETVNGHMFTDLGRMVLNPDVTVRARGVMEKCSFCIQRIQLGKLEAKKQKRRPKDGEIVSACAQSCPTDAIVFGDMRDTTSRISQLLRREDGERAFHSLDSINVQPNVTYLTKIRNSASEMFGPEEEA, from the coding sequence ATGAAGTACTGGAAAGGAATTGAGGAACTAGAAAGCACTCCGGAATTCATGAGCACGGCATTTGCCGAGTTCCTGCCGGTTAAAGAGAGCCATGAGAGCAAGGATGCCACGTCGGCTCCTCGCCGTGACTTTCTGAAGCTGATGGGTTTTGGGGTAGGCGCCGTTGCGCTAGCCTCGTGCGAGACTCCGGTGCACAAAGCCATTCCTTACCTAAACAAGCCCGAGGAGGTAGATCCTACCATCTCCAACTTTTACGCTTCGACGTACTTTACAGGCTCTGATTACAATGCCGTGCTGGTGAAAAACCGCGACGGCCGTCCCATTAAGTTAGAAGGCAACCCGGAGTCGCCCATTACTCGGGGCGGACTTTCTGCCCGGGCTCAAGCCGCGGTGCTTGACTTGTACGACAGTGGCCGTTTACAGCATTTTGCTGTCAAAGGCCAACGCACTGAAACTGCCGAAGTAGATCGTCAGATTCAGTCTAAACTAGCTGCAACGACGGGCAAAATTGCTATCGTTTCGCCTACCATTATTAGCCCAAGCACCAAGAAGGCTATTGCTGCCTTTGCTGCCCGCTACCGTACTACTGAGCACGTCATGTACGATGCGCAGTCGGCCAGTGGCTTGCTTCAGGCAAACAATGGCGTGCTACCAGGCTATGACTTTAGCCGTGCTAATGTCATTGTAAGCATTGGTGCTGACTTCCTCGGTACTTGGATCTCGCCAGTTGAGTTTGCCAAGCAGTACGTTAAAAACCGTAAGGTGAGCAGCGACAAGCGTTCTATGTCGCGCCATTTCCAGTTTGAAACCGCTATGTCGCTCACTGGCTCTAACGCTGATGTGCGCGAGTCAGTTAAGCCATCAGAGTGGGGCACTGTAGCTGTTGCGCTGTATAATGCAGTGGTGGGCGGCGGAAGTACACCTGCTTTCAGCAACACGCGAGTGGCCCCGCAAATCGCTAAAGCAGCAGCCGAATTGAAAGCAAATCGGGGCACTAGTCTCGTCGTCTCAGGATCGAATGACCCAGCCGTTCAAACGCTGGTAACTGCACTGAACCAGAGCTTGGGTAACGTAGGCACCACGGTGGACCTAACTGCCCCTAGTAATGTGCGCCAAGGCGACGATGCCCGGATGGCCGCATTAGTGAAAGAGATGAACGCCGGCACAGTAGGCGCAGTGATCTTCTACAACGCTAACCCGGTGTATAATCACCCGCTGTCTGCCCAAGTCAAGTCGGGCATTACCAAGGTGCCGTTGAGCATTTCGTTCAACGACCGGCTTGATGAGACTGGTGGCCTATGCGAATATGCTACTCCTGATCACCACTGGCTGGAGTCGTGGAATGACTTTGAGCCGAAGCGCGGTTTTCTGAGCCTGTCGCAGCCAGCTATTACCCCAATTTTTGCCACCCGCCAAGCCCAAGAGAGCTTGTTGCGCTGGGCTGGTAATAATGAGACATACTATAGCTTCTTGCGCAATAACTGGCGTGAGGTTTTAGGCAATAGCAATTTCAACGCCGCCTGGGATAAGGCTGTTCACGATGGTGTAGCTACCGGTTCGGGACTACCTGTTGCTCCAGCAATGGCTACGGCAGCATTGAGCGCTAGCGAAGCAGTAACTCGTATCACTGGGGCCCCCAAACCTGCTGCTAATCTAATAGAAGTTTCGCTCTACGAAAAAGTTGGTTTGCCTGCCAGCGGTTCAGGTGCCAATAATCCTTTCCTACAAGAGTTGCCTGACCCGGTTTCTAAAGCTACATGGGGTAACTACCTTGCTGTGCCGCGTGCCATGGCAGTAGCCAACAAGTGGGAGCAGGGTGACGTTATCAAGATCACGGCTCTCAACGTAGCTCCGATTGAATTGCCGGTGCTTGTACAACCTGGCCAAGCAGTAGGCACCGTTAGTATAGCACTAGGTTATGGCCGTGTTTTAAGTGGTAAAGCCGGTGACGGAGTAGGTGCTAACGCAGCGCCTTTGCTGGTGGCAACGCCCAATGGTATCATGTATGCCACGGCCGTAACGCTGGAAAAGACGTCGGCTAAGTCACCTATTGCTCAGACCCAGACCCACCACACCATCATGGACCGCCGCTCGGTGGTACAGGAAAATACGCTAGCTAAGTATAAGGAAAACCCTAAAGAGGTAACTGAATACGAAAAAGTTGCTACCCCTGATGGACTTGAAAAGCCCAACAAGGTGTCGTTATGGCAAGACTATCAGTATAACAACCACCACTGGGGCATGGCCATTGACCTCAACTCATGCATAGGCTGCGGCTCATGCGTGTTGGGGTGCCAAACGGAGAACAACATTGCAGTAGTAGGCAAACAGCAGGTTATCAACCGCCGCGAGATGCACTGGATGCGTATCGACCGTTACTACTCGTCGGACCACCACAAAAGTGAGTTTGATACAAAAGGCAAACTGTCGACGTACAGCGCTATGGAAGATCCTTCGGATAACCCGCAGGTAATCTTCCAACCGATGATGTGCCAGCAGTGTAACCACGCACCTTGCGAAACGGTATGCCCAGTGTTGGCTACCACGCATAGCTCGGAAGGTCTAAACCAGATGACTTACAACCGGTGCGTAGGTACGCGTTACTGTGCGAACAACTGCCCGTATAAAGTGCGTCGCTTCAACTGGTTTTCGTATTACTCTAATGAGAAATTCGAAACTGTAAATGGCCACATGTTTACTGACTTGGGCCGCATGGTTCTCAACCCTGACGTAACAGTACGGGCCCGGGGCGTAATGGAAAAATGCTCTTTCTGCATTCAGCGTATCCAACTGGGTAAGCTGGAGGCTAAAAAGCAGAAGCGCCGTCCTAAAGACGGAGAAATTGTATCGGCCTGTGCACAGTCATGCCCTACCGATGCCATCGTGTTTGGTGACATGCGTGATACCACTAGCCGTATCAGCCAGTTGTTGCGCCGTGAAGATGGTGAGCGGGCTTTCCACTCGCTTGATTCCATCAATGTGCAGCCGAACGTGACTTATTTAACGAAGATTCGCAATTCGGCTTCCGAAATGTTCGGGCCGGAGGAAGAAGCTTAA
- a CDS encoding cytochrome c3 family protein codes for MLRHFVISAYFCMNSNRLSSLSHLLLALLLTFAGAQQATAQDASASTATVSKAGVTPGATAGATPATAAAPAAGGADAAAVQAGDALFKANCTQCHAVNEQVVGPALGGISKRRPITWIIPWIKNSAKVVASGDEYAVALYNKFQKQQMPSFGLSDKEITSIVAYITSQEGQPATAVTGGATVQNAGAADGAAAGGADTGTGAGKYVDILLIALVVVLIVMVVTLIIIGNLMKDVLRGRKDLDGRDTEILEQRFDWGKFYRSPVLRGIVGVVFALVLLYEGVQSVMAVGLTQGYQPTQPIAFSHKLHAGEHQINCAYCHTSVYKGKSANIPSANICMNCHSQIKTESPEIKKIYRAIERKQPVQWVRIHNLPDLAYFNHSQHTQVAGLQCQTCHGPIQNMEVVYQYSALTMGWCINCHRESPLNTKGNAYYDNLVKLHDTKNAGAPFTVSSNGGTECSKCHY; via the coding sequence ATGCTTCGGCATTTCGTTATTTCTGCTTATTTTTGTATGAATAGCAACCGACTCAGTTCGTTATCTCACTTATTGCTGGCGCTACTGCTCACGTTTGCCGGGGCCCAGCAGGCCACGGCTCAAGATGCAAGTGCTAGCACTGCCACTGTGAGCAAAGCAGGTGTCACGCCCGGCGCTACTGCCGGTGCTACGCCTGCTACCGCGGCCGCCCCTGCCGCGGGTGGGGCTGATGCTGCCGCTGTTCAGGCGGGTGATGCCTTGTTTAAAGCCAACTGTACCCAGTGCCACGCCGTGAATGAGCAGGTGGTGGGCCCCGCACTTGGAGGCATTAGCAAGCGTCGTCCCATCACATGGATCATTCCGTGGATCAAGAATTCGGCCAAAGTAGTTGCCAGCGGCGACGAGTACGCTGTAGCCCTCTACAACAAGTTCCAGAAGCAGCAAATGCCCAGCTTCGGGCTGTCGGATAAAGAAATCACTTCGATTGTTGCTTACATCACTTCGCAAGAAGGCCAACCTGCTACAGCAGTAACGGGTGGAGCTACTGTACAGAATGCTGGTGCAGCTGATGGAGCCGCGGCAGGTGGTGCTGATACTGGTACTGGGGCTGGCAAATACGTTGATATCTTGCTTATCGCGCTAGTAGTAGTGTTGATCGTGATGGTGGTAACGCTGATCATCATCGGTAACCTGATGAAGGATGTGTTGCGGGGCCGCAAGGACCTTGACGGCCGCGACACCGAGATTTTGGAGCAGCGTTTTGATTGGGGTAAGTTTTACCGTTCGCCGGTACTGCGCGGCATTGTCGGTGTCGTATTTGCCTTGGTTTTATTGTACGAAGGGGTGCAAAGCGTGATGGCTGTGGGCCTAACCCAAGGTTACCAGCCGACTCAGCCCATTGCCTTCTCACACAAGTTGCACGCTGGGGAACATCAGATCAACTGTGCCTATTGCCACACATCTGTGTACAAAGGCAAATCGGCCAACATCCCTTCTGCCAATATCTGCATGAACTGCCACTCGCAGATTAAAACAGAGTCACCTGAAATCAAGAAGATTTACCGCGCCATTGAGCGTAAGCAGCCAGTGCAGTGGGTCCGTATCCACAACCTGCCCGACTTGGCCTACTTCAACCACTCACAACATACCCAAGTGGCTGGTCTTCAGTGCCAAACTTGCCACGGTCCGATCCAGAACATGGAAGTGGTGTACCAGTATTCGGCCCTGACCATGGGCTGGTGCATCAACTGCCACCGCGAATCACCGCTCAATACCAAGGGTAACGCTTACTACGACAACTTGGTAAAGCTCCACGATACCAAAAATGCCGGGGCCCCCTTCACCGTATCGTCGAACGGCGGTACCGAGTGCTCGAAGTGCCACTACTAA
- the rpsF gene encoding 30S ribosomal protein S6: MEVRNYETVFIVTPVLNEGQVQETVEKFTQVLKENSADILSTEAWGLRKLAYPIQKKTTGYYFCLEFTGSGNIVDLLELAYRRDERIIRFLTTVLDKHAVDYNRRRRNGEMNQQKAAKETEAVAQ; encoded by the coding sequence ATGGAAGTAAGAAATTACGAGACGGTCTTCATCGTAACCCCCGTATTGAACGAGGGCCAGGTGCAAGAGACGGTCGAGAAGTTCACCCAGGTGCTTAAGGAAAATAGCGCCGACATTTTGTCCACCGAAGCCTGGGGCCTGCGCAAGCTAGCCTACCCCATACAGAAGAAAACTACCGGTTATTACTTCTGCTTGGAGTTCACGGGTTCGGGCAACATCGTTGATCTGCTGGAGCTGGCTTACCGCCGCGACGAGCGCATCATCCGTTTCTTGACCACGGTGCTCGATAAGCACGCTGTGGACTACAACCGCCGCCGCCGCAACGGTGAGATGAACCAGCAAAAGGCTGCGAAAGAAACCGAAGCCGTAGCCCAATAA
- the rpsR gene encoding 30S ribosomal protein S18, producing MNKPVDTRKKYCRFKKNGIKYVDYKDPNFLLKFVNEQGRVLPRRLTGTSLKFQRKVTQAVAKARHLALMPYIADALK from the coding sequence ATGAACAAGCCAGTGGACACACGTAAGAAATACTGCCGCTTTAAGAAGAACGGCATTAAGTACGTGGATTACAAAGACCCGAACTTTCTGCTGAAGTTTGTGAACGAGCAGGGCCGCGTATTGCCCCGCCGTCTCACGGGCACCAGCCTTAAGTTCCAGCGCAAGGTGACCCAGGCCGTAGCTAAGGCCCGCCACTTGGCCCTGATGCCTTACATCGCCGATGCCCTGAAATAA
- the rplI gene encoding 50S ribosomal protein L9, with the protein MEIILKDDVKGLGYKNDIVTVKSGYGRNFLLPQGMAILADKTNKKITAENVRQAAHKADKVKGDAQAVADQIGGMVLDIPAKVGESGKIFGRVTTLQLAEALKAKGIDVDRKRLSFDQEPSAAGDYTATLSLHKEVKHTVNFRVVAE; encoded by the coding sequence ATGGAAATCATCCTCAAAGACGACGTTAAGGGCCTCGGCTACAAGAACGACATCGTGACCGTGAAGTCGGGCTATGGCCGCAACTTCCTGTTGCCGCAGGGCATGGCCATATTGGCTGACAAAACGAACAAAAAGATTACGGCTGAGAACGTGCGCCAAGCGGCTCACAAAGCCGATAAAGTGAAGGGCGATGCCCAGGCCGTAGCCGACCAGATTGGCGGCATGGTGTTGGACATCCCAGCCAAAGTGGGCGAAAGCGGCAAAATCTTTGGCCGTGTCACCACGTTGCAGTTGGCCGAAGCTTTAAAAGCTAAAGGCATCGACGTGGACCGCAAGCGTCTGTCGTTCGACCAGGAGCCTTCGGCGGCTGGCGACTATACCGCTACTTTGAGCCTACACAAAGAAGTGAAGCACACCGTGAACTTCCGCGTAGTAGCCGAGTAA
- a CDS encoding GSCFA domain-containing protein has protein sequence MFRTELILAPVAQQLPPSARVLTLGSCFADSIGARLAAHKVNVVVNPFGTVFQPLALGQLLRAALGEDVDWQQHLVEARGRWQSYDLHGSQGAPTPVELLHDIQQTVRRTGEFLRGADAVLLTLGTAWAYRLRETGELVSNCHKMPAELFEKELLTPDDIINGLAETHAYLRRINPKLRIILTVSPVRHLRDTLPLNAVSKSVLRVACHYLSELLPEVSYFPAYELLTDDLRDYRFYAADMLHPSEVAEDYVWEKFARTYFDADFGRFRKEWAGLSQALGHRPLNAAAPEHRQFLVATRERLERLSRQRVNVAAELREIDERLATLPVPADVVAPEPAPDGEERVDVGSAEVVEASASTAEASADGAPAMNNERPARLSPEEFRAQRAARNNRPDRGRREDRNVESNSEQPVADAATTANAVASAGLAAPIEAFDDNTVAISPTVDGEELDPAKKKKRRSRGGAKRTARKNAAKLAAGGGDEAFTPAEPDATAEGAPALPRNPQPEARKSSVITKSVPVKRGGRGRDRSQNDAASVEETDDAYTPTSTEAAVAPQLDTAPQADTNEPVAQAAAAATEPTAPVDDRSGNRRNQGPKARPLFATPAQGAPGTSDDLEANTAAAASQPAPAAAAKKSNRRRPSLITETPPMTPIVPIRTEVRTAGVAAGRMRGSDATLIVNVPAKKAVAPKAAVSKAAAPKAATAPKVTDAPKAATPEKAAPKAAKPEAPAATAVPEVAVAAVVTAPAIVPSNPKAKAPKAVAPKAKALKTAAPEAATSKAAVPESAAPEAATPKATAPETVAPKATASKAKVPKAAAPKAEAPKAKAPKAAPKAKAATPASEAPAPAAKRPAKSRAKKAAASPDSAANSDSPA, from the coding sequence ATGTTTAGAACTGAACTGATACTTGCGCCCGTGGCGCAACAGCTGCCGCCGTCGGCGCGGGTGCTCACGCTGGGCTCCTGCTTTGCCGATAGCATTGGCGCACGCTTGGCCGCGCACAAAGTGAACGTGGTAGTAAATCCTTTCGGCACGGTGTTCCAGCCCTTGGCGTTGGGCCAACTGTTACGGGCGGCGCTGGGCGAAGATGTAGACTGGCAGCAGCACTTGGTGGAAGCCCGGGGCCGCTGGCAGAGCTACGACCTGCACGGCAGCCAAGGGGCCCCCACGCCGGTAGAGCTGCTACACGACATCCAGCAGACGGTGCGCCGCACGGGCGAATTCCTGCGCGGGGCCGATGCGGTGCTGCTTACGCTGGGCACAGCCTGGGCCTACCGCCTGCGCGAAACCGGCGAATTGGTGAGCAACTGCCACAAGATGCCCGCTGAGTTGTTTGAGAAAGAGCTGCTCACGCCCGACGATATCATCAACGGGCTGGCTGAAACCCACGCTTACCTGCGGCGCATCAACCCCAAGCTGCGCATCATTTTGACGGTGAGCCCAGTGCGCCACTTGCGCGATACTTTGCCGCTGAATGCGGTGAGCAAATCGGTACTGCGCGTGGCCTGCCACTACCTCAGCGAGCTGTTGCCCGAAGTGAGCTATTTCCCGGCTTACGAGCTACTGACGGATGACTTACGCGACTACCGGTTTTATGCCGCCGATATGCTGCATCCGTCAGAAGTAGCAGAAGACTACGTATGGGAAAAGTTTGCCCGCACATATTTCGACGCCGATTTTGGTCGGTTCCGCAAGGAGTGGGCCGGGTTGAGCCAAGCCTTGGGCCACCGGCCCCTGAACGCAGCCGCGCCCGAGCACCGGCAATTTCTGGTGGCCACCCGCGAGCGGCTGGAGCGCCTGAGCCGCCAGCGCGTGAACGTGGCCGCCGAGCTGCGCGAAATAGACGAGCGGCTGGCTACATTGCCCGTACCCGCCGACGTGGTAGCGCCCGAGCCGGCGCCTGACGGAGAAGAGCGGGTGGACGTTGGCAGTGCTGAAGTGGTGGAGGCGTCTGCCTCAACGGCGGAAGCTAGCGCGGATGGGGCCCCTGCAATGAACAATGAGCGGCCCGCACGTTTGTCGCCGGAGGAGTTCCGAGCGCAGCGCGCGGCGCGCAACAACCGGCCGGATCGAGGCCGGCGTGAGGACCGCAACGTGGAGTCGAACTCCGAGCAACCCGTTGCCGACGCTGCCACAACAGCCAATGCTGTGGCATCTGCTGGCCTAGCTGCGCCTATTGAAGCGTTTGACGACAATACTGTTGCGATTTCGCCCACTGTTGACGGTGAAGAATTGGACCCAGCGAAGAAGAAGAAGCGCCGTTCGCGGGGCGGTGCTAAGCGCACGGCCCGCAAAAACGCCGCGAAGCTGGCTGCTGGTGGGGGCGATGAAGCATTTACCCCTGCCGAGCCGGACGCAACGGCCGAGGGGGCCCCGGCGTTACCGCGCAACCCGCAGCCGGAAGCTCGCAAGTCGAGCGTCATCACCAAATCGGTGCCCGTGAAGCGCGGCGGCCGTGGGCGTGACCGTTCACAGAACGATGCGGCCTCGGTGGAAGAAACGGATGATGCATACACGCCGACTTCGACGGAAGCGGCGGTGGCCCCGCAATTGGATACCGCGCCGCAGGCGGACACCAACGAGCCAGTAGCACAGGCGGCTGCCGCGGCTACTGAGCCAACGGCTCCGGTGGATGACCGCTCGGGCAACCGGCGCAACCAGGGGCCCAAAGCCCGGCCTTTGTTTGCCACGCCGGCGCAAGGGGCCCCGGGCACTTCAGATGACTTAGAAGCAAACACTGCGGCCGCTGCAAGCCAGCCAGCACCGGCAGCAGCAGCAAAGAAGTCGAATCGCCGCCGGCCTTCGCTCATTACCGAGACGCCGCCTATGACGCCCATCGTGCCGATTCGGACCGAGGTGCGGACCGCTGGCGTGGCCGCTGGCCGCATGCGCGGCTCCGATGCTACGCTGATAGTCAACGTACCGGCCAAGAAAGCCGTGGCACCAAAAGCTGCCGTTTCAAAAGCTGCTGCGCCGAAGGCAGCTACTGCGCCGAAAGTTACTGACGCGCCAAAGGCTGCTACCCCGGAAAAGGCCGCACCAAAAGCTGCTAAGCCAGAGGCCCCAGCAGCAACTGCTGTGCCCGAAGTTGCGGTGGCAGCAGTTGTAACGGCCCCAGCCATCGTGCCCAGCAATCCTAAAGCAAAGGCCCCCAAAGCTGTTGCGCCGAAAGCTAAAGCACTGAAAACCGCTGCTCCTGAAGCCGCCACCTCAAAAGCTGCTGTACCGGAATCTGCGGCACCGGAAGCCGCCACCCCAAAAGCTACGGCCCCGGAAACCGTGGCACCGAAAGCCACTGCTTCAAAGGCTAAGGTACCAAAAGCGGCTGCGCCAAAAGCTGAAGCACCGAAAGCAAAGGCCCCCAAAGCCGCACCGAAAGCCAAGGCTGCTACTCCAGCCTCAGAAGCCCCGGCCCCCGCTGCGAAGCGCCCGGCCAAGTCCCGGGCAAAGAAGGCTGCTGCTTCGCCCGATTCGGCAGCCAATTCAGATTCCCCGGCTTAG